Proteins encoded by one window of Prevotella nigrescens:
- a CDS encoding acyl-CoA carboxylase subunit beta yields the protein MSKQTEKIKELVAKREQARLGGGEKAIEKQHARGKYTARERIEMLVDKGSFEEYDMFKLHRCHNFGMEKKQYFGDGVVAGSATIDGRLVYVYAQDFTVNGGSLSETMAQKICKIMDMAMTNGAPVICMNDSGGARIQEGISSLAGYGEIFERNILASGVIPQISSILGPCAGGAVYSPALTDFILMKEDTSYMFLTGPKVVKTVTGEDIDAEHLGGASVHATKSGVTSFTAKTEEEAMDIIKTLLSYIPSNNREEAPCVECTDPIDRKEDLLNEIIPDDPNQAYDMYKVIKAITDNGEFFEVQPKFAKNIITGFARFNGQSVGIVANQPSAYAGVLDANASRKGARFVRFCDAFNIPIVSLVDVPGFLPGTGQEYNAVILHGAQLLYAYGEATVPKITITLRKSYGGSHIVMGCKQLRSDLNFAWPSSEIAVMGASGAVAVLYGKEVKQVKESGGDVKQFIAEKEEEYTEKFANPYQAAQYGYIDDVIEPRNTRFRICRGLAQLANKKQELPAKKHGCMPM from the coding sequence ATGAGTAAACAAACAGAAAAAATAAAGGAACTCGTAGCCAAAAGAGAGCAAGCCCGCCTGGGCGGTGGCGAAAAAGCTATCGAAAAACAACACGCTCGTGGTAAATATACTGCACGCGAGCGCATTGAAATGTTGGTAGACAAAGGTAGCTTTGAAGAGTATGACATGTTCAAACTCCATCGTTGTCATAACTTCGGTATGGAGAAGAAACAATATTTTGGTGACGGCGTAGTAGCTGGTTCGGCTACTATTGATGGACGTCTCGTATATGTCTACGCACAAGATTTTACAGTAAATGGCGGCTCTTTGTCAGAAACGATGGCACAGAAGATTTGCAAGATTATGGATATGGCCATGACAAATGGTGCTCCTGTAATCTGTATGAACGACTCCGGTGGTGCACGTATTCAGGAAGGTATTTCTTCTCTGGCAGGTTACGGAGAAATATTCGAGCGTAACATTCTTGCTTCGGGTGTCATTCCTCAAATATCAAGCATTCTTGGTCCTTGTGCAGGTGGAGCCGTCTATTCTCCAGCGCTCACCGACTTCATCTTGATGAAAGAAGATACAAGTTACATGTTCCTTACCGGACCGAAAGTCGTAAAAACAGTAACGGGAGAAGATATCGATGCAGAACATCTTGGCGGTGCAAGTGTCCATGCTACAAAAAGCGGAGTAACAAGTTTTACTGCCAAGACCGAGGAAGAAGCAATGGACATCATCAAGACCCTGCTTTCTTACATTCCTTCCAACAACCGTGAGGAAGCTCCATGCGTAGAATGCACCGACCCTATCGACCGCAAGGAAGATCTGTTGAACGAAATTATACCTGACGACCCTAATCAGGCATACGATATGTATAAGGTGATTAAGGCTATAACCGACAATGGAGAATTCTTCGAGGTACAACCTAAATTCGCGAAAAACATTATTACTGGTTTTGCACGCTTCAACGGTCAGAGCGTAGGTATCGTAGCTAACCAGCCATCTGCTTACGCAGGTGTTCTCGATGCCAATGCAAGCCGTAAGGGTGCACGTTTCGTACGTTTTTGTGATGCCTTTAATATTCCTATCGTTTCATTAGTAGATGTTCCAGGTTTCCTTCCTGGTACCGGCCAGGAATACAATGCAGTTATCTTACACGGTGCACAGTTGCTTTACGCTTATGGCGAAGCAACCGTACCAAAGATAACCATCACCCTTCGCAAGAGCTATGGTGGCTCTCACATCGTTATGGGTTGCAAGCAATTGCGCTCCGACCTTAATTTTGCTTGGCCAAGTTCCGAGATTGCAGTTATGGGAGCATCGGGCGCAGTTGCAGTTCTCTACGGAAAAGAAGTAAAACAGGTAAAGGAGAGTGGAGGCGATGTTAAACAATTCATTGCTGAAAAAGAAGAAGAATACACCGAAAAGTTTGCAAATCCATATCAGGCAGCTCAATATGGCTACATCGACGATGTTATCGAACCACGTAACACACGTTTCCGTATTTGCCGCGGTCTTGCACAATTAGCAAACAAGAAGCAAGAGTTGCCAGCCAAGAAGCATGGTTGTATGCCAATGTAA
- a CDS encoding Lrp/AsnC family transcriptional regulator encodes MAHRSLDQLDRKILRLIAEDARIPFLEVARECKVSGAAIHQRIQKLTNLGILKGSQFIIDPEKIGYETCAYLGLNLKNPEKFDDAVEALKKIPEVVECHFTTGEYDLFIKLYARNNHHLLNIIHSKLQALGLSRSVSLISYNAVIDRPLPINSLAVGGAI; translated from the coding sequence ATGGCACATAGAAGTTTAGATCAATTAGACAGAAAGATTTTACGCCTTATAGCAGAAGATGCACGTATACCTTTCTTGGAAGTAGCGCGCGAATGTAAGGTTAGTGGTGCAGCAATACACCAACGGATTCAGAAATTAACAAACTTGGGTATACTTAAAGGTTCTCAATTTATAATCGATCCAGAGAAAATAGGTTATGAGACTTGTGCATATTTGGGGCTGAATTTGAAAAATCCAGAAAAATTTGATGATGCAGTAGAAGCTTTAAAGAAAATCCCAGAAGTTGTAGAATGTCATTTTACAACTGGCGAATACGATTTGTTTATTAAACTCTATGCTCGAAACAACCATCATCTTTTAAACATTATTCATAGCAAACTTCAAGCTTTGGGTCTGTCTCGGAGCGTTAGTTTAATTTCATATAATGCTGTGATAGATCGTCCTCTTCCAATCAACAGTCTTGCGGTAGGGGGTGCAATCTGA
- a CDS encoding glycoside hydrolase family 10 protein produces MNKNRFILFLLLIWFTIICFAQKNDIYPNWDTNFIRKRETRAVWLTTLSNLDWPKTLANSEEGIRKQKEELTELLDKYVTANINTVLLQTRVRAATIYPSNIEPWDKCLTGTENGLPNYDPLAFAVEECHKRGLEIHAWIAAMPVGASNSLGCKEMKKKGFGIKNFSTGAYVNPGDPKFARYLGEICAEITQNYDIDGINLDYIRYPDGWPYPTYKNGDTPEARRENVTNIVKEVYRRVKALKPWVKISCSPIGKYDDLSRYSSKNYNAKHRVSQDAQLWVKTRIMDQLYPMQYWRDDNYYPFCADWVENSNGHDIVSGLGTYFLDPKEGNLSFTELSREMYVSRWLGMGHAHFRSKFLLENLQGIYNFEKRFNATPSLTPALTWIRKNKPETPNFSRGYSLVVSIGTQGTKTIEWRGNSPYYNIYMSNNYPVDIKNPHNLIVSRFQGTSFIHKGAKQQFYAITAMDRYGNESNALQSKLVSKDIESKLLANDGKNLTLLKNTNEMDISYFSIESLVGTTIAKIYSIPSNAEVINITKLKCGTYRLYAHSAKRKVKHKVGYFFIKR; encoded by the coding sequence ATGAATAAAAATAGATTTATATTATTCTTATTATTAATTTGGTTTACAATAATTTGTTTTGCACAAAAAAATGATATATATCCGAATTGGGACACAAATTTTATAAGGAAACGTGAGACTCGCGCAGTTTGGTTAACTACTTTAAGTAATCTTGATTGGCCTAAAACTTTAGCAAACTCTGAAGAAGGTATACGAAAACAGAAAGAAGAGCTTACTGAACTTTTAGATAAATATGTTACAGCCAACATTAATACAGTCTTGTTGCAAACTCGCGTGCGTGCAGCTACAATATATCCTTCTAACATTGAACCTTGGGACAAATGTTTAACTGGTACAGAGAACGGACTTCCCAACTACGACCCATTAGCATTTGCTGTTGAAGAATGTCATAAGCGCGGATTAGAAATACATGCATGGATTGCTGCAATGCCAGTTGGTGCTTCTAATTCTTTAGGTTGTAAAGAGATGAAAAAGAAAGGATTTGGCATAAAAAACTTCTCAACGGGAGCTTATGTAAATCCTGGTGATCCTAAGTTCGCGAGATATTTAGGTGAGATTTGTGCAGAAATAACTCAAAATTATGATATTGATGGTATTAATTTGGATTATATAAGGTATCCCGATGGTTGGCCGTATCCAACATATAAAAATGGAGATACTCCCGAAGCACGTAGAGAAAATGTTACGAACATTGTTAAAGAGGTTTATAGAAGAGTGAAAGCACTTAAACCGTGGGTCAAGATTTCTTGTTCGCCTATTGGCAAATATGATGATTTGAGCAGATATTCTTCAAAAAATTACAATGCCAAGCACCGTGTTTCGCAAGATGCCCAACTGTGGGTTAAAACAAGAATAATGGATCAGTTATACCCGATGCAATATTGGCGTGATGATAATTATTATCCATTTTGTGCCGACTGGGTGGAAAACTCTAATGGGCACGATATCGTTTCAGGACTTGGAACTTATTTTCTTGATCCCAAAGAAGGCAATTTGAGTTTTACTGAACTAAGTAGAGAAATGTATGTGAGTAGATGGTTGGGAATGGGGCATGCACATTTCAGATCCAAATTCTTGTTAGAAAACTTACAAGGAATCTATAACTTTGAAAAACGATTTAATGCTACCCCCTCACTTACCCCCGCATTAACTTGGATAAGAAAAAATAAACCTGAAACTCCGAACTTTAGTCGAGGCTATTCGTTGGTAGTATCAATTGGTACACAAGGAACAAAAACAATAGAATGGAGGGGAAATTCACCTTATTATAATATTTATATGAGCAACAACTATCCTGTAGACATAAAAAATCCACATAATCTTATTGTTTCAAGGTTTCAAGGAACTTCTTTCATTCATAAAGGAGCAAAACAACAATTTTATGCCATTACTGCGATGGACAGGTATGGAAACGAGAGCAACGCATTGCAAAGTAAACTCGTCTCTAAAGATATTGAAAGCAAATTACTCGCAAACGATGGCAAAAATCTAACTTTATTGAAAAATACAAACGAGATGGATATAAGCTATTTTAGCATAGAATCACTTGTAGGTACTACTATTGCAAAAATATATTCTATTCCTTCGAACGCTGAGGTAATAAATATAACAAAATTAAAGTGTGGAACTTATAGACTTTATGCACATTCCGCAAAAAGAAAGGTGAAGCATAAAGTTGGATATTTCTTCATAAAACGATAA
- the recR gene encoding recombination mediator RecR, whose translation MQQFPSQLLEKAVEEFSNLPGVGRKTALRFTLHLLRKTKEDVDDFTESISTMRHKIKYCHICHNISDTDTCSICTNPHRDTSTVCVVENVQDVLAIENTQQYNGLYHVLGGIISPIEGIGPSDLEIDSLVERVKAGGINEVILALASTMEGDTTNFYISRKLKDLDVKLTVIARGISVGDELEYTDEITLGRSILNRTIMNT comes from the coding sequence ATGCAGCAATTCCCTTCTCAACTACTTGAAAAAGCTGTTGAAGAATTTTCCAACTTACCAGGGGTAGGCAGAAAGACTGCCCTTCGATTTACTTTGCACTTATTGCGTAAAACAAAAGAAGATGTAGATGATTTCACAGAATCTATTTCTACAATGCGGCATAAAATAAAGTACTGCCATATTTGCCACAATATCTCTGATACCGATACATGTTCTATCTGTACAAATCCACATAGAGACACTTCAACAGTATGTGTTGTAGAGAATGTACAAGATGTACTTGCTATAGAAAACACACAACAATACAATGGATTATATCACGTATTGGGTGGAATAATTTCTCCGATAGAAGGTATTGGTCCAAGCGACTTGGAGATAGATTCACTTGTAGAAAGAGTGAAAGCAGGTGGAATTAATGAAGTTATCCTAGCCTTAGCAAGTACAATGGAAGGGGATACAACAAACTTTTACATATCACGCAAACTGAAAGATTTAGATGTAAAGCTAACAGTAATAGCCCGTGGTATATCTGTTGGGGACGAATTAGAATATACTGATGAAATTACGCTCGGAAGAAGTATTTTAAATAGGACTATAATGAATACTTAA
- a CDS encoding glycosyltransferase family 2 protein, giving the protein MKLSIVIVSYNVKYYLGQCLLSVKRAIEGIDAEVIVVDNHSKDGSVEYIKKIFPWVTCISSLHNLGFARANNLAMQQTNSDYVLLLNPDTFIGENTINDTLGFMDNHKSIGGLGVTMLTTIGQRAKESRRGFPSPLVSFYKMMGLCDRFPNHPKFGHYYMSNMSWDKPGKIEVISGAFFLIRHAALDKVGLLDEDFFMYGEDIDLSYRLLKGGFENWFFPTKILHYKGESTQRSSFRYVHVFYAAMLIFFRKHYSSMSFLLSIPIKIAIYLKATSSLFQMLCNKSRKLLGFIPHPHIIGPNYIFIGNKNNIDRCREIVKNRGVTGKYVIGNKHNLPNGHLDKQELIEPKILNYIVYDMDAYSYEDVLSIFAVQPQNNVHIGTYNRHTDCVITENEILK; this is encoded by the coding sequence ATGAAATTAAGTATCGTAATTGTAAGTTATAATGTAAAATATTATCTTGGACAATGTCTTTTGAGTGTCAAACGTGCCATTGAAGGTATTGATGCCGAAGTTATAGTCGTTGATAACCATTCTAAAGATGGCTCTGTAGAATATATTAAGAAAATATTCCCATGGGTAACTTGTATTTCCTCGTTACATAATTTAGGATTTGCGCGAGCTAATAATCTTGCCATGCAACAAACGAATAGTGACTATGTCCTGTTGTTAAACCCAGATACTTTCATTGGAGAAAATACAATAAACGATACTTTAGGCTTTATGGATAACCATAAAAGCATAGGAGGTTTAGGGGTTACGATGCTTACAACCATTGGGCAACGTGCAAAAGAAAGTCGTAGAGGCTTTCCCTCCCCTTTGGTCTCATTTTATAAAATGATGGGATTATGTGACCGTTTTCCCAATCACCCCAAATTCGGGCATTATTATATGAGTAATATGTCTTGGGATAAACCTGGGAAAATAGAAGTAATTAGTGGTGCTTTCTTTTTAATTCGACATGCTGCATTAGACAAAGTAGGTTTGCTCGATGAAGATTTCTTCATGTATGGTGAAGATATTGACTTAAGCTATAGACTTTTAAAAGGAGGGTTTGAGAATTGGTTCTTCCCTACTAAGATATTACATTATAAAGGAGAAAGTACACAACGTTCAAGTTTTCGATACGTTCATGTCTTTTATGCAGCGATGTTAATCTTTTTTCGCAAGCATTATAGTAGTATGAGTTTCTTGTTAAGCATTCCCATTAAGATAGCAATTTATTTGAAGGCAACAAGTTCTTTGTTTCAAATGCTTTGTAATAAATCTCGCAAACTCTTAGGTTTTATTCCGCATCCACATATAATAGGGCCGAATTATATTTTTATAGGAAATAAAAATAATATTGATCGTTGCAGGGAAATCGTTAAGAATAGAGGGGTTACGGGGAAATATGTTATAGGCAATAAGCATAATCTCCCCAATGGACATCTTGATAAGCAAGAACTGATAGAACCCAAAATCTTGAATTATATAGTTTATGATATGGACGCCTATTCATATGAAGATGTTCTCTCTATTTTTGCTGTCCAACCGCAGAATAATGTCCACATTGGAACTTATAATCGACACACCGATTGCGTCATAACGGAAAATGAAATTCTGAAATAA
- a CDS encoding GNAT family N-acetyltransferase, translating to MEIKKINLRAMEPEDLEFLYEIENDERIWNISTTNVPYSRYVLRNYIANAKNDFFADNQVRLIIEDSAKRNIGILDLVNYDSRHQRAELGIVILEEFRGKGYAYAAIQKTIEHAREYFHLHQIYAFVDVNNADSIKCLRSVGFQEEACLKDWLFKETEYHDAYVMQFFL from the coding sequence ATGGAAATAAAAAAGATAAATCTTCGGGCAATGGAGCCAGAAGATTTAGAGTTTCTTTATGAAATAGAGAATGATGAAAGAATATGGAACATCAGCACAACGAATGTTCCATATAGTCGTTATGTACTTCGAAACTATATAGCTAATGCCAAGAATGACTTCTTTGCAGATAATCAAGTTAGACTAATAATTGAAGATAGTGCAAAACGGAATATAGGAATATTAGATTTGGTTAACTACGACTCCCGACACCAGCGTGCAGAATTAGGGATTGTTATCTTAGAAGAATTTCGTGGTAAAGGATATGCTTATGCAGCTATTCAAAAGACAATTGAACATGCACGGGAATATTTTCACCTTCACCAGATTTATGCGTTCGTCGATGTCAATAATGCAGATTCTATTAAATGTCTTAGATCCGTAGGGTTTCAAGAAGAGGCTTGTCTAAAAGATTGGCTTTTCAAAGAAACAGAATATCATGATGCTTATGTAATGCAATTTTTTTTATAA
- a CDS encoding IS4 family transposase, translated as MNIGKYIFSQVIDFVPRYQFDKLVTKYKGDRHSRELNSYNHLLHLLFGQITGCDSLRDICMCLTAHHNILYHLGIRKTVTHSSLSRANENRNYHIYEELGKYLIEQVRPLYSETKLSEVSVDNVLYALDSTTISTSIVLATWALGKYSKGAVKMHTLLDLHGSIPASIHITDGKWHDSNELDRIEPEPLAFYMMDKAYVDFDALYRFHKAGAFWICRPKDNMRYEIVDHKEDFDVSTGVRGDFTIRLTTCKSRKLYPEHIRKVCYYDAVNGKEVEFITNNFEIEALEIANLYRHRWDIEVFFKWIKQNIVVKTLWGFSKNAVSTHLWVAIITYLLIAKMKHEYKSPYSITEVATLIRISVLEKVNLKELITEQDPLPSHNQYVKERSLFDDI; from the coding sequence ATGAATATTGGAAAGTACATATTCTCTCAAGTCATAGACTTTGTTCCTCGTTACCAGTTTGATAAACTTGTCACGAAATATAAAGGTGATAGACATTCAAGAGAATTAAACAGCTATAATCATCTGTTACATTTATTGTTCGGTCAGATTACTGGCTGTGATTCCTTAAGAGACATATGTATGTGCCTGACAGCACATCATAATATATTGTATCATTTAGGAATTCGCAAAACAGTCACTCATTCTTCGTTATCTCGAGCCAATGAGAACCGCAACTATCACATATACGAGGAACTGGGCAAATATCTCATTGAACAAGTACGTCCATTGTATTCAGAGACAAAATTGTCAGAGGTATCTGTTGACAATGTACTTTATGCTTTAGACTCCACAACAATATCAACAAGCATAGTGCTTGCAACCTGGGCTTTGGGTAAATACAGTAAGGGAGCAGTTAAAATGCACACATTACTTGATTTACATGGAAGCATTCCTGCCAGCATTCATATTACAGACGGCAAATGGCATGACAGTAACGAACTGGATAGGATTGAGCCAGAGCCACTTGCATTTTATATGATGGATAAGGCATATGTGGACTTTGATGCATTATACAGATTTCATAAGGCTGGTGCATTTTGGATTTGCCGTCCAAAAGACAACATGCGATATGAGATTGTAGACCACAAAGAAGACTTTGATGTAAGCACTGGAGTAAGAGGCGATTTTACAATACGCCTAACTACATGCAAATCCAGAAAGCTATATCCTGAACATATCCGAAAAGTGTGTTACTATGATGCAGTCAACGGTAAAGAAGTCGAATTCATAACCAATAACTTTGAGATTGAAGCATTAGAAATTGCAAATCTCTATAGACACAGATGGGATATTGAGGTCTTCTTCAAATGGATCAAACAAAATATTGTTGTCAAGACTTTATGGGGATTTTCAAAGAATGCGGTAAGCACCCATCTGTGGGTTGCAATTATCACATATCTTCTAATTGCCAAGATGAAGCATGAGTACAAAAGCCCATATTCAATAACAGAGGTGGCTACTTTAATAAGAATTTCAGTACTTGAAAAAGTAAACTTGAAAGAGCTTATAACGGAGCAAGACCCTCTTCCATCTCATAATCAATATGTCAAAGAACGATCTCTTTTTGATGATATTTAA
- the nadB gene encoding L-aspartate oxidase yields MIHKSDILVIGGGIAGMSYALRVANSGKGKVVLVCKTTLDEANTTKAQGGIASVTNLSIDNFEKHITDTMVAGDFISDPQAVEHVVRNAPQAISDLVGWGVNFDKNNEGAYDLHREGGHSEFRILHHADDTGAEIQRGLMAAVRSNENITVLENHYAVEIITQHHLGIEVTRRTPNIECYGAYILNPATQKIDTYLSKVTLMATGGCGAVYGTTSNPSIATGDGVAMVYRAKGTVADMEFVQFHPTVLYNPKETRPAFLITEAMRGYGGILRLPNGDEFMQKYDERLSLAPRDVVARAIDHEMKIHGLAYVCLDVTHKDADETRKHFPHIYAKCLSLGIDITKEYIPVCPSAHYMCGGIKVDLNGESTIKRLYAVGECACTGLHGGNRLASNSLVEAAVYAKSAAEHTLDVIDDYQFNTDIPEWDDAGTLSNEERVLITQSVKEVGEVMSNYVGIVRSNLRLKRAWSRLDLLYEETEQLFKQVKATKDICELRNMINVGYLITRQAIARKESRGLHYTIDYPKHANDPQKKD; encoded by the coding sequence ATGATACATAAGTCAGATATTCTTGTCATAGGCGGGGGCATAGCCGGAATGAGCTACGCCCTTCGCGTTGCAAATAGCGGTAAGGGCAAGGTTGTATTGGTGTGTAAAACCACGCTCGACGAAGCAAATACAACGAAAGCGCAGGGCGGTATAGCCTCTGTTACCAACTTATCGATAGACAATTTCGAGAAACATATAACCGATACGATGGTGGCTGGCGACTTTATTTCCGACCCGCAGGCGGTGGAACACGTTGTTCGCAATGCCCCTCAAGCTATCAGCGACCTTGTCGGCTGGGGCGTAAACTTCGATAAGAACAACGAAGGCGCATACGATTTACACCGTGAAGGCGGACACAGCGAGTTTCGCATACTTCACCATGCTGACGATACGGGAGCCGAAATACAACGCGGACTTATGGCGGCAGTGCGCAGCAACGAGAATATTACGGTGCTCGAAAACCATTATGCCGTAGAAATCATTACGCAACATCATCTCGGAATTGAAGTAACACGCCGTACACCGAATATAGAATGTTACGGTGCGTACATCTTGAACCCTGCCACGCAGAAGATAGACACCTATTTAAGCAAGGTTACGCTTATGGCAACTGGCGGTTGCGGAGCTGTCTATGGCACAACGTCGAACCCGAGCATAGCCACTGGCGACGGTGTGGCAATGGTGTATAGAGCGAAAGGAACCGTTGCCGATATGGAGTTCGTGCAGTTCCACCCTACGGTGCTTTACAATCCGAAAGAAACCCGTCCTGCTTTCCTGATAACCGAAGCGATGCGTGGTTATGGCGGTATTCTTCGTCTGCCCAATGGCGACGAGTTTATGCAGAAATACGATGAGCGACTTTCGCTCGCTCCCCGCGATGTAGTGGCAAGGGCTATCGACCACGAAATGAAGATACACGGACTTGCCTACGTCTGCCTCGATGTAACGCACAAAGATGCCGACGAAACCCGAAAGCACTTTCCGCACATCTATGCAAAGTGCCTTAGCTTGGGTATAGACATAACCAAGGAGTATATTCCAGTGTGTCCAAGTGCCCACTATATGTGCGGTGGCATAAAGGTAGACCTGAATGGCGAAAGCACCATAAAGCGACTTTATGCGGTTGGCGAATGTGCCTGCACGGGCTTGCATGGGGGCAATCGTCTGGCAAGCAATTCGCTTGTAGAGGCTGCTGTCTATGCTAAATCAGCCGCAGAACACACGCTTGACGTTATCGACGACTATCAATTCAACACCGATATACCCGAATGGGACGATGCTGGCACACTCTCTAACGAAGAACGAGTGCTGATAACGCAGAGCGTAAAGGAAGTGGGCGAGGTCATGAGCAACTATGTTGGCATTGTGCGCAGCAACTTACGCTTGAAAAGAGCTTGGAGCAGACTCGACCTGCTTTACGAAGAAACCGAGCAACTCTTCAAGCAAGTAAAGGCCACAAAGGATATTTGCGAACTGCGAAATATGATAAACGTAGGTTATCTGATAACCCGTCAGGCTATAGCACGCAAGGAAAGCCGTGGCTTACATTATACAATAGACTATCCGAAACACGCCAACGACCCGCAAAAGAAAGATTAA
- the nadA gene encoding quinolinate synthase NadA translates to MIDKKWSEQGFIDEPIPANIDVKTEIKRMCKEKNAVIMAHYYTDAEVQDLADFVGDSLALAQKAATTDADIIVMCGVHFMGETNKILCPDKTILVPDLNASCSLAESCPTDTFEKFVKAHPDHTVISYVNTTAATKSLTDVVVTSSNACQVVESFPKDTKIIFGPDKNLGGYINSITGRNMLLWDGGCHVHERFSVEGIKQLKQQHPDAKVLAHPECTGEVAALADKVGSTAALLKFSINDDAQKFIVVTEVGILHEMQKSAPQKTFIPAPSNEEPRACNECNYMKLITMRKLYNCIKHEWPTIEVDPKIAEKAVRPINKMLEISRKLGL, encoded by the coding sequence ATGATTGATAAGAAATGGAGCGAACAGGGCTTTATTGACGAACCGATACCTGCCAATATAGATGTAAAGACCGAAATAAAACGTATGTGTAAAGAGAAGAATGCCGTGATAATGGCACATTATTACACAGACGCAGAAGTGCAGGACTTGGCTGATTTCGTAGGCGACAGCCTTGCCCTTGCGCAGAAAGCAGCCACTACCGATGCCGATATTATCGTAATGTGTGGCGTGCATTTCATGGGCGAAACCAACAAGATACTTTGTCCCGATAAAACTATTCTGGTGCCAGACCTTAACGCTTCTTGTTCGTTGGCAGAGAGTTGCCCAACCGATACATTCGAGAAGTTTGTGAAAGCTCACCCCGACCACACCGTGATAAGCTATGTAAACACTACGGCAGCAACAAAATCGCTCACCGATGTTGTCGTTACCAGTAGCAATGCGTGCCAAGTTGTGGAGTCGTTTCCTAAAGATACAAAGATTATTTTCGGTCCCGACAAGAACCTCGGAGGCTACATCAATAGTATCACAGGTCGCAATATGCTGCTTTGGGACGGTGGTTGCCATGTGCACGAACGCTTTTCTGTGGAAGGCATTAAGCAGCTGAAGCAACAACACCCCGATGCAAAGGTATTGGCACACCCCGAATGTACGGGCGAAGTAGCTGCACTTGCCGACAAGGTGGGCAGCACGGCTGCTTTGCTGAAGTTCAGCATCAACGACGATGCACAAAAGTTCATTGTCGTTACAGAAGTGGGCATACTTCACGAAATGCAGAAGTCTGCACCACAAAAGACCTTCATTCCTGCGCCATCGAACGAAGAACCGCGTGCCTGCAACGAATGCAACTACATGAAACTCATTACAATGAGGAAACTGTACAACTGCATTAAGCACGAATGGCCTACGATAGAGGTAGACCCTAAAATTGCGGAGAAGGCTGTGCGCCCTATCAATAAGATGTTGGAAATATCAAGGAAACTTGGTTTGTAG
- the nadC gene encoding carboxylating nicotinate-nucleotide diphosphorylase, which yields MLQVEELNDRLIDLAFSEDIGDGDHTTLCCIPADAMGESKLLIKEEGIFAGVDIAKRVFHRFDPELVVEVYIEDGAHVKPGDIVMSVKGREQSLLQTERLMLNILQRMSGIATMTHKYQQALIDAGTKTRVLDTRKTTPGMRMLEKEAVYIGGGTNHRIGLFDMILLKDNHIDFCGGVHNAISRAKAYCKEKGKDLKIECEVRNFKELDEALAEGCDRIMFDNFTPEDTRKAVDIVAGRCETESSGGITYETMIPYAKAGVDFISFGALTHSVKGLDMSFKAAGSDKLVVK from the coding sequence ATGTTACAAGTAGAAGAATTAAACGATAGATTAATCGACCTTGCCTTTAGCGAAGATATTGGCGATGGCGACCATACAACCCTTTGTTGCATACCTGCCGACGCTATGGGCGAAAGCAAATTGCTGATAAAAGAAGAGGGAATATTTGCCGGAGTAGACATTGCAAAGCGTGTTTTCCATCGCTTCGACCCCGAACTCGTGGTGGAAGTGTATATCGAAGACGGCGCACACGTAAAGCCCGGCGATATTGTTATGAGCGTAAAGGGGCGCGAACAAAGTCTTTTGCAGACAGAACGCTTGATGCTCAACATACTCCAGCGTATGAGCGGCATAGCCACAATGACTCACAAATACCAGCAAGCCCTGATTGATGCAGGCACAAAGACACGTGTATTAGACACCCGCAAGACCACTCCGGGTATGCGTATGCTTGAGAAAGAAGCAGTTTATATCGGCGGAGGCACAAACCATCGCATCGGTCTTTTCGATATGATACTCCTAAAAGACAACCATATAGACTTCTGCGGTGGGGTTCACAATGCTATTTCGCGTGCAAAAGCCTATTGCAAGGAGAAAGGCAAGGACTTGAAAATAGAGTGCGAGGTGCGCAACTTCAAAGAACTCGACGAGGCATTGGCAGAAGGCTGCGACCGAATCATGTTCGATAACTTCACACCCGAAGACACTCGAAAGGCAGTAGACATCGTTGCAGGACGCTGCGAAACGGAATCGAGTGGCGGAATAACCTACGAAACCATGATACCATACGCAAAAGCAGGTGTCGATTTCATATCTTTTGGCGCACTCACACATAGCGTAAAGGGATTGGATATGAGTTTTAAAGCTGCAGGAAGCGATAAGCTTGTAGTGAAATAA